CGAAGACCAGCTTCGGAAGTTGGAGACAAGCGCCGGTCTTGAACAGCATGAGATTGAAAGCAAGCTGGATCTGCTCGGCCGTCAGGAACGGAAACTTCAACAAATTCGCACGAATCTTGAGAAACTGGTTGGCGGATTATCCGACAGCAGCAGAGTGGGGGCGAAAGTGTGAGTGCAGCATGGACAAAAGATAAGTTGGCAGATCGGTCCGTCGAACTCATTAATAAGGCATCTTCGCTTCTGACAGAGAGCGCCGGCCTTGAGGCCCTGGCCGAACTCCGGCAGGATCTGCGAGAGGACTGCAATTCCGTTGTCGTGGTAGGCGAATTTAAACACGGCAAGTCGACGTTCATTAACGCGCTGCTCGGCCGCGAGATCATGCCCGCTGACGTCGCTCCGACGACGGCGACGATCAACACGGTGATCTACGACAGCATTGAACGGGTTGAGGTGCTGAACAATGATGGAAGCACGGAGACCTATCCGCTTACTGCCGGAATTCTTAATCGTTATACCGCTTCCGCCGAATTCGATCCCGGTACGATTCAGTTCCTGCGAATTTATTGCAACGCTCCGTTTATGAATGAAGATGTTATGCTGGTCGATACTCCGGGTGTCGGCGATCTTAACAAGCACAGGGCTGAAATAACATACCGTTTCATTCCCCGGGCGGACGTTCTCATATTTATGCTGGATATGACGGCTCCGTTCCGCAGGTCGGAGCAGGAATTTATTGAACAGCATCTGCTGAATAAGGGCACCGACCATATCCTATACGTTGCCAATTTCGCCGACCGGATTGATGAGGAAGAAATGGATTCAGTTATTCAGCGGCTGGAACGGCGCCTTGCTGCAGTGACCGGCCATACAGGCCGTGTTCTTCCTATTTCCGCCAAGGAAGCTCTGCTCGGCACTCTGCGGCAGGATGAAGAATTGCTGAATCAGTCGGGCTTGCGGAGCGTGGAACTAGCGATCCGGGAAATTGCCGGGACTAGCGGCAAGGCGGAGAACAAGCTGAGGAACTATTTGAAACGTTATGGAAACGCGCTTCGTCTTCTGCATGCAGAGGCTTCGGCGGCATGTGAAATGACGGGCAAGGACATCGAAACGCTGTTGGGCGAGACGCAAAGAGTGGAAGCCTTTCTTTCACGGCGCGAAATGTGGGAGAGCCAGATTGCGGATTACCTCTCCGAGCAAGAGGAAGAGATCGCTTATATGGCGGTGAAATCATTCGATTATTTTGCGGAACGTCTTCGCAAGGACATTGGTCAGCGGATACAGCATTTTCAAGGCGGCGATATAAAAATATTGGCGGAATCGCAGCTCCCGCTTCACATCGGCCTGCAGTTCTCTCAATGGACCGACCAGTATGCCGGGTCTTTGCATACTCTTTTTTACCGTCTGGAACAGGAGGTCGGACAGGGCCTGATGAATGTCTTCGAACAGTCGGTGAACATCAAGGCATACAAGGAAGACAGGCTTGAGTTGAATGCAGAAGGCGCGATCCGAATACAGCGGTCAGTAAGCGCGCCGGTTAAGGCAGGGCTGCTCATAGGCGGTGTTGGCGCCGCGGCTTTGCTAGTCGGAGCGCCTTTTATCATACCGGTGGTAGGGATGGCAGGGCTTCCGTTCATTTCGCAAAAGCTGGCCGAGAAACAACTGGAAAGGGCCAAGCCGGAATTATTGGCGGCGGCTGAAATTCACTTGAGTTCTCTATTTGACGAGTCCCGGGCGCTGCTGCGGAATTATGTACAGGATTCCGTTAACATAATTGGAACGCAAACCATTCGGGAATTTAGCCGCCTGGTTGAGGGAGCCAAAGCATCCTTGGAAATGGAGATTACCGTAAAAAAAGAAACGGCTGTCAGCAAGCAAGTCCGGCGTGACGAGCTGCTTGGACTTGTTGACCTTATTTCTTCAAATGATTCACAGGTCAGGGAAGGAGAAGTTACAAATGGACAATTACAGCGGTCATGATCACACATTCAATCACATGCATATGCACGATACAAGCAGTTCCCATGAAGTTGCATCCCATCATTCAAATGACGGAATAGGATGGACCGACCCGCATGTGCATACGCATATCGTTTCAAACGAGCATATTTATTCAGCTAACGATCCGCTCAAATACTGTAATGGGTATACGTTTAAAGCAATGACCCTCGATCTCGGCGACATGCATTTTGTTCAGCCTCATTATGTACATGATTATATTAAAGCGGATGGAACCGTAGTAAAGGGCTACTTCCGCGACGGTGACGGGAATACCTCAATCGACAGACCGCTTGGAATGGGCGGCGGATACTTTCAAAATAATCCCGGAAGCTCGGATATTTAGGATTTGAACGAGAGGAACGACAGGTCCGAAGCGTGCCGTCAATCCGGTCCAGATAAGGCGTCGCTGTCGGGAGTCCGCCGCTGCAAATTGCAGCGGCGGAAAGCTCAGGCTGTCGGCCATAAGACCTGAAATGCAGAAAATGATCAGCTTGCATTGCGGAAGCTACTTGGTACAGATATAGCTCGTCCAATCTTTTCAGCGTTACCGGGGAGCAGAATCCACGCCGATTGACATGAAAAACTGATTTGCCTGCATCCGGCTTGGCCGATCATTGCCGCCAGAGTTTTGGCGGCTTTGTTATTTTAGCTGCTGAAAATAGGAGGCTTTATGTTAAAAAGATTGTATTATCTCGATAATCTTCGTGTTTTTCTGACTATGCTGGTCATTGTCTTTCATACGTCTATTGCGTATGGGGGAGCGGGATCTTGGTACTTTAAGGATGCTGATACATCCCAAATGAATGTGACGATCGTCGTCCTGACTATTTTTACTGCGGTTTGCCAAGCTTTCTTTATGGCGCTTTTCTTTTTTATATCTGGTTACTTTACTCCAAAATCGTATGACCGAAAAGGGCCTCTCCGGTTTTTGTCCGACCGCTTTCTGCGGTTAGGAATTCCCATGGTTGTTTATATGCTATGGCTAGGTCCAACAGCTATCTATCTTGCCGAGTACCGGAAGGAGCAAACGTATGCTGAATTCTTCAGGGAATCTATTTTGCACATTAAAAGGATCAATTTCGGGCCCCTCTGGTTCGCGGAGGCGTTGATTTATTTTGCTCTTTTCTATGTGCTTTACAGAATGATTTTCAAAAAAAGTAAAGATACCTGGACTCGTCCCATCGCTTTCCCGACAGGAGCAAGGCTTCTCGGTTTCGCGCTCGGAAGCGGGCTCGCCGCTTTCCTTACTCGGTTTGTAGTTCCGTTGGGCACGGGCCCCCTGGAACTCCAGCTGGGTTATTTCCCATTATACATACTGCTGTTCATTGCCGGCATCTTGGCCTATCGCCATAACTGGCTTGAACAAATTCCGCCCTTGCTCAGCAAAGGTTGGCTGCGTACGGCTCTCATTCTGATTCCGGTTTTCCCTTTGCTGCTCATTATGACGGGAGCGTTGAGCGGGAATCTCACCTACAGCGGCGGGCTTCATCTTCAAGCTTTTCTTTATGCGATGTGGGAACCGTTTATTTGCTTCGGCATCTGCCTGGGGCTGCTCCGTTTGTTTCAGCGCCGGATGAACAAGGCCTCCAAACTCATGAAGAGGTTATCGAATTTGGCCTTCACGGCCTATATCATTCATCCTCTTGTCGTCGTAAGTTGTACGCTGCTTATGCATCAGGTGAACTTGGCTCCTCTGCTGAAATTAATTATTGTGGCCCCTGTTTCCGTCGTTCTCACCTTTGCCGCCGCGCAGGTTATTTACAAGATTCCTTATGCGAGCAGGATTTTATAACGGAGTGAAGCTTGATGCAGGCCGGAAACGCCGATACATGTGCCTGACGTACAAAACGACCGACCATTACAGCCTCCCCGATTCCAACAGAAAGCCGCCGGTTTATTGTTTTATAGGCCTCACCAATTACTTCTATACGATTTATATATTTCACTTATAAGAAGGCGGCATTGTAAAATATACATGAAGAACGGACCTGCTGCGATAATGACCGGATGTTTCGGAAATAAGAAGGGGAGTGCTGCGATGAAACAGCAATGGAATACCGGTACCTATGACGCGGATATGTCGTTTGTTTCCCGTTTTGGGGAGT
This region of Paenibacillus sp. URB8-2 genomic DNA includes:
- a CDS encoding acyltransferase family protein, encoding MLKRLYYLDNLRVFLTMLVIVFHTSIAYGGAGSWYFKDADTSQMNVTIVVLTIFTAVCQAFFMALFFFISGYFTPKSYDRKGPLRFLSDRFLRLGIPMVVYMLWLGPTAIYLAEYRKEQTYAEFFRESILHIKRINFGPLWFAEALIYFALFYVLYRMIFKKSKDTWTRPIAFPTGARLLGFALGSGLAAFLTRFVVPLGTGPLELQLGYFPLYILLFIAGILAYRHNWLEQIPPLLSKGWLRTALILIPVFPLLLIMTGALSGNLTYSGGLHLQAFLYAMWEPFICFGICLGLLRLFQRRMNKASKLMKRLSNLAFTAYIIHPLVVVSCTLLMHQVNLAPLLKLIIVAPVSVVLTFAAAQVIYKIPYASRIL
- a CDS encoding dynamin family protein — protein: MSAAWTKDKLADRSVELINKASSLLTESAGLEALAELRQDLREDCNSVVVVGEFKHGKSTFINALLGREIMPADVAPTTATINTVIYDSIERVEVLNNDGSTETYPLTAGILNRYTASAEFDPGTIQFLRIYCNAPFMNEDVMLVDTPGVGDLNKHRAEITYRFIPRADVLIFMLDMTAPFRRSEQEFIEQHLLNKGTDHILYVANFADRIDEEEMDSVIQRLERRLAAVTGHTGRVLPISAKEALLGTLRQDEELLNQSGLRSVELAIREIAGTSGKAENKLRNYLKRYGNALRLLHAEASAACEMTGKDIETLLGETQRVEAFLSRREMWESQIADYLSEQEEEIAYMAVKSFDYFAERLRKDIGQRIQHFQGGDIKILAESQLPLHIGLQFSQWTDQYAGSLHTLFYRLEQEVGQGLMNVFEQSVNIKAYKEDRLELNAEGAIRIQRSVSAPVKAGLLIGGVGAAALLVGAPFIIPVVGMAGLPFISQKLAEKQLERAKPELLAAAEIHLSSLFDESRALLRNYVQDSVNIIGTQTIREFSRLVEGAKASLEMEITVKKETAVSKQVRRDELLGLVDLISSNDSQVREGEVTNGQLQRS